In Pseudobacter ginsenosidimutans, the following are encoded in one genomic region:
- a CDS encoding LptF/LptG family permease, translated as MKKIDWYIIKKYLSTTIFMVLIFSVIAVVIDTSEKADDFVKSGLSSWQIVTDYYLGFVPFIISMIFPLMVFIAVIFFTSKMAARSEIIAMLASGVRYNRVLAPFMAAALFLGGIFWVATQIWIPKAATIRGNFQTTYIDSKSSYEQGELAKRGNNYYLKVDSVTFAGFREYNNDRQMAYGGFFMDRIKGTQLIYNLRADNIRWDTAKKSWVIENAIERHIDGIKESIKKIDTMKLALNVKPTEIKPDKYLKDKLTTSELKAFIQAEANRGTEGLNDFKVERYRRDATPFSVLVLTLIGFSVAARKTRGGSGLNLAVGIITAAIFVVMDKFSLTFSTKSNFPPILAAWTPNIIFTCIAIWLHKKAPK; from the coding sequence ATGAAAAAAATCGACTGGTACATTATCAAGAAATACCTCAGCACTACCATCTTCATGGTACTGATCTTTAGCGTGATCGCTGTTGTGATCGATACCAGTGAGAAAGCCGATGATTTTGTAAAGAGCGGGCTCAGTTCCTGGCAGATCGTTACCGATTATTATCTTGGCTTCGTGCCCTTCATCATCAGCATGATCTTTCCGCTGATGGTGTTCATCGCCGTTATCTTTTTTACCTCTAAAATGGCTGCACGGTCCGAGATCATCGCCATGCTGGCCAGTGGAGTGCGTTACAACCGCGTGCTGGCGCCGTTTATGGCTGCCGCACTTTTCCTCGGCGGAATATTCTGGGTGGCCACACAGATATGGATCCCTAAAGCCGCCACCATCCGCGGAAATTTTCAGACCACTTATATCGACAGCAAAAGTTCCTATGAGCAGGGCGAGCTGGCCAAAAGAGGCAATAACTATTATCTCAAAGTAGACTCTGTAACCTTTGCGGGTTTCCGTGAGTACAACAATGATCGTCAGATGGCCTATGGAGGTTTCTTCATGGACCGTATCAAAGGCACTCAGTTAATATACAACCTGCGGGCAGACAATATCCGCTGGGACACGGCAAAGAAATCATGGGTGATCGAGAATGCAATTGAAAGACATATCGATGGTATCAAAGAGTCCATTAAGAAGATCGATACCATGAAGCTGGCGCTGAACGTAAAGCCCACCGAGATCAAGCCGGACAAATACCTGAAAGATAAATTGACCACCTCCGAGCTGAAAGCTTTTATACAGGCAGAAGCCAACAGGGGAACTGAAGGTCTCAACGATTTCAAAGTAGAAAGATACCGTCGCGACGCCACTCCTTTTTCTGTGCTCGTGCTGACATTGATCGGGTTTTCTGTGGCTGCGCGCAAAACCCGCGGTGGCAGCGGGCTGAACCTCGCTGTAGGGATCATCACCGCTGCAATATTTGTTGTGATGGATAAATTCTCCCTCACTTTCTCCACTAAAAGTAATTTCCCGCCCATACTGGCCGCCTGGACACCCAATATTATTTTTACATGTATTGCTATCTGGTTACACAAGAAGGCGCCCAAATAA
- a CDS encoding citrate (Si)-synthase, eukaryotic yields the protein MGILKERFKAKADESAVEVKNLLKDHGTKKIGEVQLSQIYQGMRGITGLVSETSLLDAQEGIRFRGYSIPELQQKLPKAKGGSEPLPEGLFYLMLIGELPTEEDVHHVTSVWQRRSHVPNHVFAAIDALPITAHPMTMFVTGIMALQTESNFAKRYAEGINKKDYWEPIFDDAMDLIARLPRVAAYIYRRKYKNNQHIQPNGLLDWAGNLAHMLGFENESFKELMRLYMTIHADHEGGNVSAHTTHLVGSALSDPYLSFAAGMNGLAGPLHGLANQEVVKWIFELREELKTETPSKEQIEEYVKKTLSEGKVVPGYGHAVLRKTDPRFTAQMEFGKKHLADDPLVQTVWNVYDAVPPILQSLGKIKNPWPNVDAHSGALLVHYGMVEYEFYTVLFGVSRALGVMSSLIWDRALALPIERPKSVTTENVKQWLKGEAEIWGD from the coding sequence ATGGGTATTCTTAAGGAAAGGTTCAAGGCGAAGGCAGATGAATCAGCCGTTGAAGTCAAGAATTTGCTCAAAGATCACGGAACAAAAAAGATCGGGGAAGTACAGTTGTCGCAGATCTATCAGGGTATGCGTGGTATCACCGGACTGGTGAGTGAAACCTCCCTGCTGGATGCACAGGAAGGTATCCGTTTCCGTGGTTATTCTATCCCTGAATTACAACAAAAACTCCCGAAAGCCAAAGGTGGCAGTGAGCCTTTACCGGAAGGATTGTTCTATCTGATGCTGATTGGTGAATTACCTACTGAAGAAGACGTTCATCATGTTACATCCGTATGGCAACGCCGTTCACATGTGCCCAACCATGTGTTTGCCGCCATCGATGCACTGCCTATCACTGCCCATCCGATGACCATGTTCGTAACCGGTATCATGGCCCTGCAAACAGAAAGCAATTTCGCCAAACGTTATGCGGAAGGCATCAACAAAAAAGACTACTGGGAACCTATCTTCGACGATGCAATGGACCTCATTGCCCGTCTGCCCCGCGTAGCCGCTTATATCTACAGAAGGAAGTACAAGAATAATCAACATATCCAGCCTAATGGTCTGCTTGACTGGGCAGGTAACCTGGCGCATATGCTCGGTTTCGAGAACGAAAGCTTCAAGGAACTGATGCGTCTCTACATGACTATTCACGCAGATCATGAAGGAGGTAACGTTTCTGCACATACGACGCACCTGGTAGGTTCTGCTCTCAGCGATCCTTACCTGAGCTTCGCAGCTGGTATGAACGGTCTCGCAGGTCCCCTGCACGGCCTCGCCAACCAGGAAGTGGTGAAATGGATCTTCGAACTCCGTGAGGAACTCAAAACAGAAACTCCCTCCAAAGAACAGATCGAAGAGTATGTGAAGAAAACACTGTCTGAAGGGAAAGTGGTTCCAGGATATGGTCATGCAGTGCTTCGCAAAACCGATCCACGTTTTACTGCACAAATGGAATTCGGTAAAAAGCATTTGGCTGATGATCCGCTGGTTCAAACAGTTTGGAACGTGTATGATGCAGTGCCTCCAATTCTTCAGTCGCTCGGCAAGATCAAGAACCCATGGCCGAACGTGGATGCACATAGCGGTGCTTTGCTGGTTCATTACGGAATGGTGGAATATGAATTCTACACAGTGCTCTTTGGCGTGAGCCGCGCACTCGGAGTAATGAGTAGCCTGATCTGGGACCGCGCTCTGGCGCTGCCGATCGAAAGGCCAAAATCGGTTACTACCGAAAATGTAAAACAATGGTTGAAAGGCGAAGCTGAGATCTGGGGCGACTAG